A genomic segment from Halorubrum depositum encodes:
- a CDS encoding BlaI/MecI/CopY family transcriptional regulator — MTQWTQLGPRERELLAVLRRADDSLTARDLHDAVTGRGDDVAYTTVKRTVDRLVEKGLVDRGAERLRGTTRHRYRFDAEAARDRLVPQIEAELRTVLGDSAVERIAVRTESDGDGGADDGADATTRQ; from the coding sequence ATGACCCAGTGGACACAGCTCGGACCGCGGGAACGCGAGCTCCTCGCCGTCCTGCGCCGCGCCGACGACTCCCTCACGGCCCGCGACCTGCACGACGCGGTCACGGGCCGCGGCGACGACGTCGCGTACACGACGGTGAAGCGGACCGTCGACCGGCTCGTCGAGAAGGGGCTCGTCGACCGTGGCGCGGAGCGGCTCCGGGGGACGACGCGACACCGCTACCGCTTCGACGCCGAGGCCGCCCGCGACCGGCTCGTTCCGCAGATCGAAGCCGAACTGCGGACGGTCCTCGGCGACTCGGCGGTCGAGCGGATCGCGGTCCGAACGGAATCCGACGGCGACGGCGGAGCGGACGACGGAGCCGACGCCACCACCCGACAATGA
- a CDS encoding phosphotransferase family protein, giving the protein MDEAVTTALDAAFTERSVERLTDVGPSWNGANETVGVVFADGGRAFCKVAIDGDGTRIARELAVLRYVAAERPIAVPEVLAADPDADPPYLVTGPAPGRELLDAWEERECDAEGGPRCEALLRRVGATLATLHAERFETHGEIVGSHDRDGLALERAPWPDVLLKTIERTREIGTSERLGHHYDAVIDCVEANRDRLGDAPAALLHGDVAMPNLFVVGDEPVGDADAGGIAPIDWELAHVGDPARDLVRAEDQLLNGFDTRGPDRYAAALRAGYAERAGGLPAGFAARRPIYEVVRMLGRSGFVDQWTTYVDEPMDALVDRAEAELRARLEAV; this is encoded by the coding sequence ATGGACGAGGCCGTGACGACCGCTCTCGACGCGGCGTTCACGGAGCGGTCGGTCGAGCGGCTGACCGATGTCGGCCCCTCGTGGAACGGCGCCAACGAGACGGTCGGCGTCGTTTTCGCGGACGGCGGTCGGGCGTTCTGTAAGGTCGCGATCGACGGCGACGGCACGCGGATCGCCCGCGAGCTGGCGGTGTTGCGGTACGTCGCCGCCGAGCGACCGATCGCCGTCCCCGAGGTGCTCGCGGCCGATCCGGACGCGGACCCGCCCTATCTCGTTACGGGACCCGCTCCGGGACGCGAACTCCTCGACGCGTGGGAGGAGCGCGAGTGCGACGCCGAGGGTGGGCCCCGGTGCGAGGCGCTGCTCCGGCGCGTCGGCGCGACGCTGGCGACCCTCCACGCTGAGCGGTTCGAGACCCACGGCGAGATCGTCGGGAGCCACGACCGCGACGGGCTCGCCCTCGAACGGGCGCCGTGGCCGGACGTCCTTTTAAAAACGATCGAGCGAACCCGGGAGATCGGCACGTCGGAGCGACTCGGCCACCACTACGACGCCGTGATCGACTGCGTCGAGGCGAACCGCGACCGCCTCGGCGACGCCCCGGCGGCCCTCCTCCACGGCGACGTCGCGATGCCGAACCTGTTCGTCGTCGGCGATGAACCGGTCGGGGACGCCGACGCCGGCGGAATCGCCCCGATCGACTGGGAGCTGGCCCACGTCGGCGACCCCGCCCGAGACCTCGTCAGGGCGGAGGACCAGCTTCTCAACGGATTCGACACGCGGGGACCGGACCGGTACGCGGCGGCGCTCCGCGCCGGATACGCCGAGCGCGCCGGCGGACTCCCGGCGGGGTTTGCGGCCCGGCGCCCGATTTACGAGGTCGTCCGAATGCTCGGGCGCTCGGGGTTCGTCGACCAGTGGACGACCTACGTCGACGAGCCGATGGACGCCCTCGTCGACCGGGCGGAGGCGGAGCTGCGGGCGCGGTTGGAAGCGGTCTGA
- a CDS encoding aldo/keto reductase, whose product MPPLELPLGLGTSGLDDPAECAATVTAALEAGYRHVDTAQMYDNEAAVGEGIAAADVDRDDVVVATKVHPENLAPEDVRETARESLGRLGLDRVDLLYVHWPIRAYDAPATLPVFDELRDAGLTDHVGVSNFTPELLREAREILDAPIAAHQVECHPRFPQAELRGLAAEFDHRLVGYSPLARGDLFDDEEFLAIAERADRSPAVLALAWALARGVTPIPKATGDHVAENLAAVDAEIDPAVLDEIDALEPGDRKIDPDDAAWNR is encoded by the coding sequence ATGCCGCCACTGGAACTCCCGCTCGGGCTCGGCACGTCGGGCCTCGACGACCCCGCGGAGTGCGCCGCGACCGTGACCGCCGCCCTCGAGGCCGGCTACCGCCACGTCGACACCGCGCAGATGTACGACAACGAGGCCGCGGTCGGCGAGGGGATCGCCGCCGCCGACGTCGACCGCGACGACGTCGTCGTCGCCACGAAGGTCCACCCGGAGAACCTCGCGCCCGAGGACGTGCGAGAGACCGCCCGCGAGAGCCTCGGCCGGCTCGGGCTCGACCGCGTCGACCTGCTGTACGTCCACTGGCCGATCCGCGCGTACGACGCCCCGGCGACCCTCCCTGTCTTCGACGAGCTCCGCGACGCGGGGCTCACCGACCACGTCGGCGTCTCGAACTTCACCCCCGAGCTGCTCCGCGAGGCCCGCGAGATCCTCGACGCGCCGATCGCCGCCCACCAGGTCGAGTGTCACCCGCGGTTCCCGCAGGCGGAGCTCCGCGGGCTCGCCGCCGAGTTCGACCACCGGCTCGTCGGCTACTCCCCGCTGGCCCGCGGCGACCTCTTCGACGACGAGGAGTTCCTCGCGATCGCCGAGCGGGCCGACCGATCGCCGGCGGTCCTCGCGCTCGCGTGGGCGCTCGCTCGCGGCGTCACGCCGATCCCGAAAGCGACGGGCGACCACGTCGCCGAGAACCTCGCCGCCGTCGACGCCGAGATCGACCCGGCCGTCCTCGACGAGATCGACGCGTTAGAGCCGGGCGATCGGAAGATCGACCCCGATGACGCGGCGTGGAACCGCTGA
- a CDS encoding helix-turn-helix domain-containing protein, whose product MTDGIHVELAMSACDGCPVAALSSSTAVEDLRVDSADDRVEFVAADPPEEPPTGLDLVEFGGRAHGRYEIACERRDADGDRAADDAATDGGVVVDASGADAPSDPADGAGAHAPDRSLVAESDAPCAGCSCGGLPAAFGSFPVSPRRTEIVDGEIQVSFVLSGHEELQAIVDECEAAGLDVELRRLCVDRGGGDEAGGCDDIVPVDLAGVTDRQAEIATVAAEKGYFETGGVSAADVAAEFDLAKSTVSEHLRIVTAALFSQTFGTGDST is encoded by the coding sequence ATGACCGACGGGATCCACGTCGAACTCGCGATGTCGGCCTGCGACGGCTGTCCCGTGGCCGCGCTCTCGTCGAGCACCGCGGTGGAGGACCTGCGGGTCGACTCGGCGGACGACCGGGTCGAGTTCGTCGCCGCCGACCCGCCCGAGGAACCGCCGACGGGCCTCGACCTCGTCGAGTTCGGCGGCCGGGCGCACGGCCGGTACGAGATCGCCTGCGAGCGTCGGGACGCCGACGGGGACCGCGCAGCCGACGACGCGGCCACCGACGGAGGCGTCGTTGTCGACGCATCGGGCGCTGACGCACCGTCCGACCCGGCCGACGGAGCGGGCGCCCACGCGCCGGACCGCTCGCTCGTGGCCGAGAGCGACGCCCCCTGCGCGGGGTGTTCTTGCGGCGGACTCCCGGCGGCGTTCGGGAGCTTCCCGGTGTCGCCGCGGCGGACCGAGATCGTCGACGGCGAGATCCAGGTGTCGTTCGTCCTGAGCGGCCACGAGGAGCTGCAGGCGATCGTCGACGAGTGCGAGGCCGCCGGGCTCGACGTCGAGCTCCGCCGGCTCTGCGTCGACCGCGGAGGCGGCGACGAGGCCGGCGGCTGCGATGACATCGTCCCGGTGGACCTCGCGGGCGTGACCGACAGGCAGGCCGAGATCGCGACGGTCGCCGCCGAGAAGGGGTACTTCGAGACCGGCGGCGTCTCCGCAGCCGACGTCGCGGCCGAGTTCGATCTCGCGAAGTCCACGGTGTCCGAACACCTCCGAATCGTGACGGCGGCGCTCTTCTCGCAGACGTTCGGGACCGGGGATAGTACTTAA
- the nosZ gene encoding TAT-dependent nitrous-oxide reductase yields the protein MTSQPNASDERTAAADEQRDETPADAGETEPADGTDAADGEPEIVDGRTIEHLLTDHERDIASTAEGTDATAAKRPSLDLPRLELGRRDFMKAGAAVGAMSGLAGCTSILADEDDDSGGAAGSGEHSVAPGEHDEYYGFLSGGHTGEIRVVGLPSMRELMRIPVFQAESARGYGHDAKTSRMLEEEGDGHVWGDTHHPRVSQTDNDYDGRWLFVNDKANGRMARVDLEYFETDAITNVPNCQGVHGACMQLPDTQLVFGVGEFRVPMPNDGRDVQSPDEYGSVITAIDPETMDVEWQVEVDGNMDNGDGGKEGRWFFATGYNSEEGTTEGEMARSDRDYVKAFDIPAIWDAVEAGNYEEISGVPVVDGTMDSSLNEGDRPIVRYVATPKSPHGVSVTPNGKYAIASGKLDPSCTVIDIEAIAEVDDPQDAIVGQPRIGMGPLHTAYDGRGHAYTTTFIDSEVVKWDYEAAVEAEAGSEEPVVDRHDVHYNPGHLIAAESYTASPQGDYLVSLNKLSKDRFLPVGPIHPENDQLFYIGDDDAGMQLVKDKPSYPEPHDASIVHKDKIDPAKTWDPDDYELEYVAEGEESFERVDESTVEIEMWARRNQYAFPEVTLREGDEVHLKISNVETTSDVIHSIAIPEYDINLALAPQDTREVTFTADQPGVFWAYCAYFCSALHLEMRSRFLVEPSE from the coding sequence ATGACTTCCCAACCCAACGCCAGCGACGAGCGGACGGCAGCGGCCGACGAACAGCGCGACGAGACGCCCGCGGACGCGGGCGAGACGGAACCGGCAGACGGAACGGACGCGGCCGACGGAGAGCCGGAGATCGTCGACGGGCGGACGATCGAGCACCTGCTCACCGACCACGAGCGCGACATCGCCTCGACCGCCGAAGGAACCGACGCGACCGCGGCGAAGCGCCCGAGCCTCGACCTCCCGCGCCTGGAGCTCGGCCGGCGAGACTTCATGAAGGCGGGCGCCGCCGTCGGGGCGATGAGCGGGCTCGCGGGCTGTACGAGCATCCTCGCGGACGAGGACGACGACTCGGGCGGCGCGGCCGGGAGCGGCGAGCACTCGGTCGCGCCCGGCGAGCACGACGAGTACTACGGCTTCCTCTCCGGGGGTCACACGGGCGAGATCCGCGTCGTCGGTCTCCCCTCGATGCGCGAGCTGATGCGGATCCCGGTGTTCCAGGCCGAGAGCGCGCGCGGCTACGGCCACGACGCGAAGACGAGTCGGATGCTGGAGGAGGAGGGCGACGGCCACGTGTGGGGCGACACCCACCACCCGCGCGTCTCCCAGACCGACAACGACTACGACGGCCGCTGGCTGTTCGTCAACGACAAGGCGAACGGGCGGATGGCCCGGGTCGACCTGGAGTACTTCGAGACGGACGCGATCACGAACGTCCCGAACTGCCAGGGCGTCCACGGCGCCTGCATGCAGCTGCCGGACACGCAGCTCGTCTTCGGCGTCGGCGAGTTCCGCGTCCCGATGCCGAACGACGGCCGCGACGTGCAGAGCCCGGACGAGTACGGCTCCGTCATCACCGCCATCGACCCGGAGACGATGGACGTCGAGTGGCAGGTCGAGGTCGACGGCAACATGGACAACGGGGACGGCGGCAAGGAGGGCCGCTGGTTCTTCGCGACCGGCTACAACAGCGAGGAGGGGACCACCGAGGGCGAGATGGCCCGCTCCGACCGCGACTACGTGAAGGCGTTCGACATCCCAGCGATCTGGGACGCCGTCGAGGCCGGGAACTACGAGGAGATCAGCGGCGTGCCCGTCGTCGACGGGACGATGGACAGCTCGCTCAACGAGGGCGACCGCCCGATCGTCCGCTACGTCGCGACGCCGAAGAGCCCGCACGGGGTCAGCGTGACGCCGAACGGGAAGTACGCCATCGCCTCCGGGAAGCTCGACCCGAGCTGTACGGTCATCGACATCGAGGCGATCGCCGAGGTCGACGACCCGCAGGACGCCATCGTGGGCCAGCCCCGGATCGGGATGGGGCCGCTCCACACCGCCTACGACGGGCGGGGCCACGCGTACACGACGACGTTCATCGACAGCGAGGTCGTCAAGTGGGACTACGAGGCCGCCGTCGAGGCCGAGGCCGGCTCCGAGGAGCCGGTCGTCGACCGCCACGACGTTCACTACAACCCCGGCCACCTCATCGCCGCGGAGTCGTACACGGCGTCGCCGCAGGGCGACTACCTCGTCTCGCTGAACAAGCTCTCGAAGGACCGGTTCCTGCCGGTGGGGCCGATCCACCCCGAGAACGACCAGCTGTTCTACATCGGCGACGACGACGCCGGGATGCAGCTGGTGAAGGACAAGCCGTCGTACCCCGAGCCGCACGACGCCAGCATCGTCCACAAGGACAAGATCGACCCCGCGAAGACGTGGGACCCGGACGACTACGAGCTGGAGTACGTCGCCGAGGGCGAGGAGTCCTTCGAGCGGGTCGACGAGAGCACCGTCGAGATCGAGATGTGGGCGCGCCGCAACCAGTACGCCTTCCCGGAGGTCACCCTGCGGGAGGGCGACGAGGTTCACCTCAAGATCTCGAACGTCGAGACCACGAGCGACGTGATCCACTCGATCGCGATCCCGGAGTACGACATCAACCTCGCGTTAGCGCCCCAGGACACCCGCGAAGTGACGTTCACGGCCGACCAGCCGGGCGTGTTCTGGGCGTACTGCGCGTACTTCTGTAGCGCGCTCCACCTGGAGATGCGCTCGCGATTCCTCGTCGAGCCGAGCGAATAG